TCGCTCGCCTGCCACGATTGTGACACCGAGATCGATCCCGAGGGTGGGATCTACGTCGGGGCGGACGCCGACGAGGTGTGGCCGGTCTGTCCCGAGCACGCCACGGACGCGACGGGCGTCGAGGTCGAACGGCGCTCGCGGCCCGAAAACGAGAAACGGTGGGACGAGTGGTACGTCATCACCTCGGTCCCCGACGGCGGCTGAGTCGTTTTATATCTCCACCCCGTAGAGTTCGCGTGAATCAACTGGTCGACGGCGAGTGGCGCACAGACGTCTATGAGACGACGAACGACGAGGGGGCTTTCGAGCGCCAGGAGACGACCTTTCGCGACCGGATCGGCGAGGAGTTTCCCGCCGAATCGGGTCGGTATCACCTCTACGTCTCCTATGCCTGCCCGTGGGCCCACCGCACCCTGCTCGCACGGTCGTTGAAAGGGCTCGAAGAGGCGATCTCTGTCTCGGTCGTTGATCCGTTCCGGGACGCCGAGGGCTGGCAGTTCAGCCCCGAGAAGGAGGGCTGCACCGAGGACCCGGTGATGAACGCGGACTACCTCCGGGAGCTCTACGTCCGGGCGGACCCTGACGTGACCTGTCGTGTAACCGTGCCGGTGCTCTGGGACAAAGAAGAAGAGACCATCGTCAACAACGAATCCCGCGAGGTATTGCGGATGCTCGACACCGAATTCGAGGCGTACGCGACCCACGAGGTCGACCTCTTCCCGGAGGGCTACCGCGAGGAAGTCGACGAGATCATCGACGCGATCTACGAACCGATCAACAACGGCGTCTATCGGGCCGGCTTTGCGAGCTCACAGGAGGCCTACGACGAGGCCATCGACGACCTCTTTTCGGCCCTAGAGCACTGGGACTCGGTCCTTGCCGACCGGCGCTACCTCGCAGGCGATCGCCTCACCGAGGCCGACATCTGTCTGTTCACCACGCTGATCCGGTTCGATCAGGTCTATCACACGCACTTCATGTGTAACGTCATGCAGATCCAGGATTACGACCACCTCTGGCCGTACCTGCGCGATCTGTATCAGACCGCCGGCGTCGCCGAGACGGTGGAGATGGACCACATCAAGGAACACTACTACACGACCCATCCGGACGTGACCCCGTCGCGGATCGTCGCGCGCGGCCCGGATCTGGACTTCACCGCCCCTCACGACCGGGATGCATTGGCCGGAGAGTCGTCCGAGGCGCTAGTCCGGTAGCGGCGCGTTGATCTTCTCTGGATACGTTACCGTACCGCATGGATAGCGAGAGCGAGACGGAGGTGGTCATCGTCGGCGCCGGGCCGGGAGGCTGCCTGCTGGCCTATCTGCTCGCCCGGAGCGGTATCGAGACGGTCCTGATCGAGCGCCACGCCACGCTGGACCGGGAGTTTCGCGGCTACCTGTTCCAGCCGCGCGCGCTCGAAGTCTTCGAGCAACTGGGGCTTCTAGAGAGCGTCCTCGGACTGGCCCACGAACGGGTCTCGCGCCCGGAGGTGGTGGTCTACGGCCGGCCCTACCGAACCATCGATTTCGCGGCACTCGACGGTGCGTACGACTACGCGCTGTTGATGGAACAGCCGCCGCTCTTGGAGATGCTCATCGAGCGCGCCAGCGCGTTCCCGAACTTCGAGTACCACGACCGGCTGCCGGCCCGAGACCTGTTGTACGAGGGCGAGCGCGTCGTAGGCCTGCTCGCGACCAACCGCCGGACCGGCGAGGCGGTACGGATCCGCTCGCGGCTCGTCGTCGGCGCGGACGGGCGCTACTCCACGGTTCGGAGCGCAGCCGCGATCGACTCCGGCAGGCTGGACTCGAAGCTCGATCTGCTGTGGTTCAAGCTCCCGGCCGACGCCGTCGGCGAGATCGCACAGGGTCGGTACGGCGAGGCCGGCCTCCTACTCTACTTCGGGCTCGGCGGTGGTGTCGCCCAGGCCGGCTGGTTCATCCCGCGGGGGAGCTACAGCGATCTCCGCGAGGCGGGAATCGAGGCGCTTCGCGAGCGGATTGCGAGTGTCGATCCCGGCCTCGACGGGGTGTTGCCCGACGCACTCGAGGGGTTCGAGGACTGCACTCTACTGCGGATCGAACCCGGGATCAGCGAGCGGTGGGTCGAGGACGGACTCCTCCTGCTGGGCGATGCGGCCCACATCGCCTCGCCGGTCGGCGGGCAGGGCAATGCCCTGGCGCTCGCGGACGCCGTCGTCGCCCACGAAGTGATCGCCCGCACGCTCTCGCTCGATCCCGGCGACGGCCCGCTTCCCGCTTGCGCGCTCGGGCGCTACGAGACGCGCCGCCGTCCCGCCGTCGAAGAGATAGTACGAACGCAACGCCGGGTCGAACGGGCGTTGACGGCGCTGGTGCTGTACGGCGGGCGGGTCCCGAAACCGCTCCGACGGCCCCTCCTGCGAGCGCTGTTCTCGCTCGCGCCGCACACGCCCGGTTCGGGGCGAACGGCCGAACTGTTCGCCTTTGGGGCCGAGCCGGTCCGCGTGGACGACTCGTGGTTCGTCCGGCCGGAATCCGAACGCTCTTCCGGGAGACGTCTCT
The DNA window shown above is from Halalkalicoccus jeotgali B3 and carries:
- a CDS encoding FAD-dependent monooxygenase, with amino-acid sequence MDSESETEVVIVGAGPGGCLLAYLLARSGIETVLIERHATLDREFRGYLFQPRALEVFEQLGLLESVLGLAHERVSRPEVVVYGRPYRTIDFAALDGAYDYALLMEQPPLLEMLIERASAFPNFEYHDRLPARDLLYEGERVVGLLATNRRTGEAVRIRSRLVVGADGRYSTVRSAAAIDSGRLDSKLDLLWFKLPADAVGEIAQGRYGEAGLLLYFGLGGGVAQAGWFIPRGSYSDLREAGIEALRERIASVDPGLDGVLPDALEGFEDCTLLRIEPGISERWVEDGLLLLGDAAHIASPVGGQGNALALADAVVAHEVIARTLSLDPGDGPLPACALGRYETRRRPAVEEIVRTQRRVERALTALVLYGGRVPKPLRRPLLRALFSLAPHTPGSGRTAELFAFGAEPVRVDDSWFVRPESERSSGRRL
- a CDS encoding glutathione S-transferase family protein; this translates as MNQLVDGEWRTDVYETTNDEGAFERQETTFRDRIGEEFPAESGRYHLYVSYACPWAHRTLLARSLKGLEEAISVSVVDPFRDAEGWQFSPEKEGCTEDPVMNADYLRELYVRADPDVTCRVTVPVLWDKEEETIVNNESREVLRMLDTEFEAYATHEVDLFPEGYREEVDEIIDAIYEPINNGVYRAGFASSQEAYDEAIDDLFSALEHWDSVLADRRYLAGDRLTEADICLFTTLIRFDQVYHTHFMCNVMQIQDYDHLWPYLRDLYQTAGVAETVEMDHIKEHYYTTHPDVTPSRIVARGPDLDFTAPHDRDALAGESSEALVR